One part of the Microlunatus elymi genome encodes these proteins:
- a CDS encoding ISL3 family transposase — MHNATFQCPDLTTFCRLDALGLQVVGQRLEAGRAELACRVVDADDWCHRCGCQGIARDSVVRRLAHEPLGWRPTTLVVTVRRYRCTGCGHVWRQDTSRAAEPRAKLSRAGLRWALEGIVCQHLTVARIAEGLAVSWNTANTAILAEGKRVLIDDPARFDGVRVIGIDEHSWRHTRHGDKFVTVIIDMTPVRDRRGPARLLDMIEGRSKQVFKTWLNDRPQAWRDQIEVVGMDGFTGYKTAATEELPEAVTVMDPFHMVRLAGDALEQCRQRVQQQTLGHRGRKGDPLYSARRTLLTGQDLLTDKQRDRLANLFATDRHVEVEVTWGIYQQVIAAYRAPDRTAGKMIMKRVVDAISDSVPAALVEIRKLGRTLKRRAADVIAYFDRPHTSNGPTEAINGRLEHLRGSALGFRNLTNYIARSLLEAGGFRPQLHRRF; from the coding sequence TTGCACAACGCTACCTTCCAGTGCCCTGATCTGACCACGTTCTGCCGGCTCGACGCGCTCGGGCTTCAGGTCGTCGGTCAGCGGCTCGAAGCCGGCCGGGCCGAGCTGGCCTGCCGGGTCGTCGATGCTGATGATTGGTGTCACCGCTGCGGCTGTCAGGGCATTGCCCGCGACAGTGTGGTGCGGCGGCTGGCGCACGAGCCGCTCGGGTGGCGGCCCACCACGTTGGTCGTCACGGTCCGCCGGTACCGCTGTACGGGCTGCGGGCATGTGTGGCGCCAAGACACCAGCCGGGCGGCCGAACCACGAGCCAAACTGTCGCGAGCTGGTTTGCGGTGGGCCTTGGAAGGGATCGTGTGTCAGCACCTGACGGTGGCCCGGATCGCCGAAGGACTCGCGGTGTCATGGAACACCGCCAACACCGCGATCCTGGCCGAAGGCAAGCGGGTCTTGATTGATGATCCGGCCCGGTTCGACGGTGTGCGGGTGATCGGGATCGACGAACACTCCTGGCGGCACACCCGCCACGGGGACAAGTTCGTCACCGTGATCATCGACATGACGCCGGTGCGGGATCGGAGGGGACCCGCGCGGCTGCTGGACATGATCGAGGGCCGCTCCAAGCAGGTGTTCAAGACCTGGCTGAACGATCGACCACAAGCCTGGCGCGACCAGATCGAGGTCGTCGGCATGGACGGGTTCACCGGCTACAAAACCGCGGCCACCGAGGAACTACCCGAGGCGGTCACCGTGATGGACCCATTCCACATGGTCCGCCTGGCCGGGGACGCGTTGGAACAGTGCCGGCAACGGGTCCAGCAGCAAACTCTGGGCCACCGCGGCCGCAAGGGTGATCCTCTCTACAGTGCCCGCCGGACCCTGCTCACCGGGCAAGATCTCCTCACCGACAAACAACGTGACCGACTGGCCAACCTGTTCGCCACCGACCGGCATGTCGAGGTCGAAGTAACCTGGGGCATCTACCAACAGGTGATCGCTGCCTACCGGGCGCCCGACCGGACGGCCGGGAAGATGATCATGAAACGAGTCGTCGACGCGATCTCCGACAGCGTTCCGGCCGCGCTGGTCGAGATCCGCAAACTCGGCCGCACCCTGAAACGCCGCGCTGCTGACGTGATCGCCTACTTCGACCGGCCCCACACCTCCAACGGACCTACCGAAGCGATCAACGGACGCCTCGAACACCTCCGCGGCTCCGCCCTCGGATTCCGCAACCTCACCAACTACATCGCCCGTAGCCTGCTCGAAGCCGGAGGATTCAGACCCCAACTACACCGTCGATTCTGA
- the glsA gene encoding glutaminase A yields the protein MCDALGHRTVKDRVGVNNTGLAFNSVMAIELNAGHPMNPMVNAGALGTTALIPGATPAEQWEAIRNGLSRFAGRALELDGDVYHSEMLTNQRNQAIARLLQSYGRLPGDPAEVVDVYTRQCSLRVDARDLATMGATLADGGGNPVTGERVVSAEVCRDTLAVLAATGLYETSGEWLFEIGLPAKSGVAGGIVAIAPGKGGIGTFSPRLDSAGNSVRGQRATAYLSRTLGLNLFASDVHQH from the coding sequence GTGTGCGACGCGCTCGGCCACCGGACCGTCAAGGATCGCGTCGGCGTCAACAACACCGGTCTGGCTTTCAATTCGGTGATGGCGATCGAACTCAATGCCGGACACCCGATGAATCCGATGGTGAACGCGGGCGCCCTGGGGACCACCGCACTCATCCCCGGCGCAACTCCTGCCGAGCAATGGGAGGCCATCAGGAACGGTCTTTCCCGGTTCGCCGGCAGGGCTCTGGAGTTGGACGGCGATGTCTATCACTCCGAAATGCTGACCAATCAGCGCAATCAGGCGATCGCCCGCCTTTTGCAGAGCTACGGCCGGCTTCCCGGCGATCCGGCCGAGGTGGTCGACGTCTACACCCGGCAGTGCTCACTCAGGGTCGACGCGCGGGATCTGGCCACGATGGGCGCCACCCTCGCCGACGGCGGCGGCAATCCGGTGACGGGCGAGCGTGTTGTCTCCGCCGAGGTCTGTCGCGACACCTTGGCCGTGCTCGCCGCCACCGGACTGTACGAAACCTCCGGCGAATGGTTGTTCGAAATCGGCTTGCCGGCCAAATCCGGCGTGGCCGGCGGGATCGTCGCGATCGCCCCGGGAAAGGGCGGCATCGGGACTTTCTCGCCGCGACTGGATTCGGCCGGCAACAGCGTACGCGGGCAACGGGCGACCGCTTATCTGTCCCGAACGTTGGGCCTGAACTTGTTCGCCTCCGACGTACATCAGCACTGA
- a CDS encoding AI-2E family transporter: protein MTNDEPAAPDEPTTPSVGQAVPPARAGMPRAAVLVIVPAALAICAVLLRELAWLFGPVTLALVIVILVHPIHSWLIRIGVPKAVALAGLMIAIFGLVLGLIAIIVLSLARLATILPSYIPAASQRLQGIIDLLRRLGVGSEQVREIIGSLDVTTAARFITSHLPTLISQGATAVLLCSLLLFLAMESAGIADRMKPILATRPRAGLALLDAVRKTRRFLAVTGFFAVVVGTLDVVLLWVIGVPLAPLWGLLAAACNFIPYVGFIIGVIPPALLALLGGGWDQMVFVIIAYIVLNSIFTTLVPAKVVGNAVGVAVPVTFVAVVFWAWVLGPLGSILAIPLTLFVKSALIDSDPRAAWLSGFFDAPEGRLAKRRRSQDAAAARQHSGADVVPPANGTNEVAAESE from the coding sequence ATGACGAACGACGAGCCGGCCGCACCCGACGAGCCGACCACCCCGTCCGTGGGTCAGGCCGTACCTCCGGCGCGAGCCGGGATGCCCCGCGCGGCCGTGTTGGTGATCGTCCCGGCGGCGCTGGCGATCTGCGCGGTGCTGCTGCGTGAGCTGGCCTGGCTGTTCGGTCCGGTGACGCTCGCCCTGGTGATCGTGATCTTGGTGCATCCGATCCACAGTTGGCTGATCCGGATCGGTGTGCCCAAAGCCGTCGCGCTGGCCGGACTGATGATCGCGATCTTCGGTCTGGTGCTGGGCCTGATCGCGATCATCGTACTGTCGCTGGCCAGGCTGGCGACCATCCTGCCCAGCTACATCCCGGCCGCATCGCAACGGCTGCAGGGAATCATCGACCTGCTGCGCCGACTCGGTGTGGGTTCGGAGCAGGTCCGGGAGATCATCGGCTCGCTCGACGTGACGACTGCTGCTCGCTTCATCACCAGCCATCTGCCGACCTTGATCAGCCAGGGCGCCACCGCCGTGCTGTTGTGCAGCCTGCTGCTGTTCCTGGCGATGGAGTCCGCGGGAATCGCCGACCGGATGAAACCGATCCTGGCGACCCGGCCGCGGGCCGGTCTGGCGTTGCTGGATGCGGTCCGCAAGACCCGCCGCTTCCTGGCGGTGACGGGCTTTTTCGCCGTGGTCGTCGGCACCCTCGACGTGGTGCTGTTGTGGGTGATCGGTGTCCCGCTGGCACCGTTGTGGGGCTTGCTGGCCGCGGCCTGCAACTTCATCCCGTACGTCGGTTTCATCATCGGCGTCATCCCGCCGGCCCTGCTGGCGCTGCTCGGCGGCGGCTGGGATCAGATGGTGTTCGTGATCATCGCCTACATCGTGCTGAATTCGATCTTCACCACCCTGGTGCCGGCCAAGGTCGTCGGCAACGCGGTCGGCGTCGCGGTGCCGGTCACCTTCGTCGCGGTGGTCTTCTGGGCCTGGGTGCTCGGCCCGCTGGGCTCGATCCTGGCGATCCCGCTGACCCTGTTCGTGAAGTCGGCGCTGATCGACTCCGATCCCCGTGCAGCCTGGCTCTCCGGGTTCTTCGACGCGCCGGAAGGCAGACTGGCGAAACGGCGCCGCAGCCAGGACGCCGCCGCTGCGCGGCAGCACTCCGGTGCCGACGTGGTGCCGCCTGCGAACGGCACGAACGAGGTTGCCGCCGAGTCAGAATGA
- a CDS encoding thiamine-phosphate kinase produces MSSFFPTASSAGGSDHGHRTLAEVGEFGLIDEITADLPAGPDVVIGPGDDGAVLAVDSPLVCSVDVLIQDVHFKPQWSSATDVGRKSVAVNVADIEAMGGTATAIVVGFAAPADTEERWALDFARGLRAECDTAGVSLVGGDVTRSAQIAISVTVLGTLDGRAPVRRDGARPGQVVALCGRVGWAAAGLAVLGRGFRSPRAAVQAQQVPEVPYGQGKVAALAGATSMIDISDGLLADLGHVAERSGVAIDLRSDAFEVAEPLQAVAAATGSDPLKLILTGGEDHALAATFAADRVPAGWTVIGAVHEGESAVTVDGASWEGEAGWNHYG; encoded by the coding sequence ATGAGTTCGTTTTTCCCGACCGCATCGAGTGCGGGCGGTTCCGATCATGGACATCGCACCTTGGCCGAGGTAGGAGAGTTCGGCCTGATCGACGAGATCACCGCTGATCTGCCGGCCGGACCGGACGTGGTGATCGGGCCCGGCGATGACGGCGCCGTGCTCGCGGTCGACTCGCCGCTGGTCTGCTCGGTGGACGTGCTGATCCAGGACGTGCACTTCAAACCGCAATGGTCGTCGGCCACCGACGTCGGTCGCAAGTCGGTGGCGGTGAACGTGGCCGACATCGAGGCGATGGGCGGCACCGCGACGGCGATCGTGGTCGGCTTCGCCGCGCCCGCCGACACCGAGGAGCGCTGGGCGCTGGACTTCGCCCGGGGGCTGCGGGCCGAATGCGACACCGCCGGAGTGTCGCTGGTCGGCGGTGACGTCACTCGCTCGGCTCAGATCGCGATCTCCGTTACCGTGCTGGGCACCCTGGACGGCCGGGCCCCGGTCCGGCGCGACGGTGCCCGGCCGGGACAGGTCGTCGCGCTCTGCGGCCGCGTCGGCTGGGCGGCCGCCGGGCTCGCGGTGCTCGGCCGCGGATTCCGGTCGCCGCGGGCTGCCGTACAGGCGCAACAGGTGCCGGAAGTCCCGTACGGGCAGGGAAAAGTGGCGGCGCTGGCCGGTGCGACGTCCATGATCGACATCTCCGACGGGCTGCTGGCTGATCTTGGTCACGTGGCCGAGCGATCGGGAGTCGCGATCGATCTGCGCTCGGACGCGTTCGAGGTCGCCGAACCGCTGCAGGCGGTGGCGGCGGCGACCGGATCGGATCCGTTGAAGTTGATCTTGACCGGCGGCGAGGACCACGCCCTGGCGGCGACCTTCGCCGCCGACCGGGTGCCCGCCGGCTGGACGGTGATCGGGGCTGTGCACGAGGGCGAGTCCGCGGTCACCGTCGACGGTGCGTCGTGGGAGGGCGAGGCCGGCTGGAATCACTACGGATGA
- a CDS encoding MFS transporter, whose protein sequence is MTESAVSHQQAGSTERNSWAPMVGLFLAQVLMSFNVAALPVSLGGMVEAFGVPPTVVSSTIVVYGLAVAALVMVGAKLGQRIGWVLIFRVVIGLFAVSAVLMITAPSVGFAIAGQAVAGASAAIIVPSLVALIAENYHGAQQATAIGSLGSARALSGVSAFLIGGALGTWVGWRPVFGIVLAIAVAVFIFSFRLRSDGGDRSVKIDIVGAILIGLAIVLLTLGFNNLNAWGVFFAKDAAPFTIIGVSPAPLFVLVGIVLGQAFVFWTLRRMRTGQVPLVDLSVLSSPQERAAVYAMFIVVAMEAALNFSVPLYIQIVQGRSPLDTSLAMMPFNLTVFVTAMLVVRFYQRYSPRTIALFSFALTTIALLWLAFVVTNNWETLPTILGLIVFGVGQGSLVTLVFNVLVTSAPKNRAGDVGSIRGTTQNLASAVGTAVIGALLVTLLGLLVARAVLGHPELPPELLAQVDLTNINFVSNDQLRQTLEQTSASASQVDAAVAINEEVRLRTLRFGLLIMAGISAVAAVPASRLPNYRPEALDDPSQWDDA, encoded by the coding sequence ATGACCGAATCAGCTGTTTCGCACCAACAAGCGGGAAGCACCGAACGCAATTCCTGGGCTCCGATGGTGGGCCTGTTTCTGGCCCAGGTGCTGATGTCGTTCAACGTGGCCGCGCTGCCGGTCTCGCTGGGTGGCATGGTCGAGGCGTTCGGGGTGCCGCCGACCGTGGTCAGCTCGACCATCGTCGTCTACGGTCTGGCCGTCGCCGCCCTGGTGATGGTGGGCGCGAAACTGGGTCAGCGGATCGGCTGGGTGTTGATCTTCCGGGTGGTGATCGGACTGTTCGCGGTCTCGGCCGTCTTGATGATCACCGCGCCGTCGGTCGGTTTCGCGATCGCCGGCCAGGCGGTGGCCGGCGCCTCTGCGGCGATCATCGTGCCCTCCTTGGTCGCCTTGATCGCGGAGAACTACCACGGCGCTCAACAGGCCACCGCGATCGGTTCGCTGGGTTCGGCGCGGGCATTGTCGGGCGTGAGCGCGTTCTTGATCGGCGGCGCCCTCGGCACCTGGGTCGGTTGGCGACCCGTGTTCGGTATCGTGCTGGCCATCGCGGTCGCGGTCTTCATCTTCAGTTTCCGGCTGCGGTCAGACGGCGGCGACCGCAGCGTCAAGATCGACATCGTCGGCGCGATCCTGATCGGCCTGGCGATCGTGCTGCTCACCTTGGGTTTCAACAACCTCAACGCCTGGGGCGTCTTCTTCGCCAAGGATGCGGCTCCGTTCACGATCATCGGCGTCTCCCCCGCACCGCTGTTCGTGCTGGTGGGAATCGTGCTCGGTCAGGCATTCGTCTTCTGGACGCTGCGCCGGATGCGGACCGGGCAGGTGCCGCTGGTCGACCTGTCGGTGCTCAGCTCGCCGCAGGAACGAGCCGCGGTGTACGCGATGTTCATCGTGGTCGCGATGGAGGCCGCGCTGAACTTCTCGGTGCCGCTCTACATCCAGATCGTCCAGGGCCGCTCGCCGCTGGACACCTCGCTGGCGATGATGCCGTTCAACCTCACCGTCTTCGTCACCGCCATGCTGGTGGTGCGGTTCTACCAGCGTTACAGCCCGCGGACGATCGCGCTGTTCTCCTTCGCGCTGACCACGATCGCCCTGCTCTGGTTGGCATTCGTGGTCACCAACAACTGGGAGACACTGCCTACGATCCTCGGCCTGATCGTCTTCGGCGTCGGCCAGGGCAGCCTGGTGACGTTGGTGTTCAACGTGCTGGTCACCTCGGCGCCGAAGAACCGTGCCGGAGACGTCGGCTCGATCCGGGGCACCACCCAGAATCTCGCCTCCGCGGTCGGCACCGCGGTGATCGGCGCACTGCTGGTCACCCTGCTGGGCCTGCTCGTTGCCCGGGCCGTGCTCGGACATCCCGAGCTGCCGCCGGAACTGTTGGCCCAGGTCGACCTGACCAACATCAACTTCGTCAGCAATGATCAACTTCGCCAGACGCTGGAGCAGACCTCCGCGAGCGCCTCGCAGGTGGACGCTGCCGTGGCGATCAACGAGGAAGTACGACTTCGTACGCTCCGGTTCGGCCTGTTGATCATGGCCGGGATCAGTGCGGTCGCCGCCGTTCCTGCCAGCCGGCTGCCCAACTACCGACCCGAGGCGTTGGACGACCCGTCACAGTGGGACGACGCGTGA
- a CDS encoding inositol-3-phosphate synthase, with protein MSRIRVAIVGVGNCASSLIQGVQYYRDAPDDEEVPGLMHVLFGDYHVGDIDFVAAFDVDQKKVGLDLADAINASENNTIKICDVPRTEVTVQRGPTFDGLGEYYRETITESDEPAVDVAAALREAGVDVLISYLPVGSDEADKHYAQCAIDAGVGFVNALPVFIASDPLWAKKFTDAGVPIVGDDIKSQVGATITHRVLAKLFADRGVKLDHTYQLNFGGNMDFMNMLERKRLHSKKISKTQAVTSQIPYEMEGADVHVGPSDFVPFLQDQKHALVRLEGRGFGDVPLKLEYKLEVWDSPNSAGIVIDALRACKIAKDRGIGGPVLSASSYFMKSPPEQYDDSTARDEVERFIAGS; from the coding sequence ATGTCACGTATTCGCGTAGCCATCGTCGGCGTCGGAAACTGCGCCTCCTCCTTGATCCAGGGCGTGCAGTACTACCGCGACGCACCCGACGACGAAGAAGTACCGGGCCTGATGCATGTCCTCTTCGGCGACTATCACGTCGGCGACATCGACTTCGTCGCCGCCTTCGATGTTGATCAGAAGAAGGTCGGTCTTGATCTTGCCGATGCGATCAACGCCAGTGAGAACAATACGATCAAGATCTGCGACGTACCGCGGACCGAGGTGACGGTGCAGCGCGGGCCGACCTTCGATGGCCTCGGCGAGTACTACCGGGAGACGATCACCGAGTCCGACGAGCCGGCCGTCGATGTGGCGGCAGCGCTGCGCGAGGCCGGGGTCGACGTCCTGATCTCCTATCTGCCGGTGGGATCCGACGAAGCGGACAAGCACTACGCCCAGTGCGCGATCGACGCCGGCGTCGGCTTCGTCAACGCGCTGCCGGTCTTCATCGCCTCGGATCCGTTGTGGGCCAAGAAATTCACCGATGCCGGGGTGCCGATCGTCGGCGACGACATCAAGAGCCAGGTCGGCGCCACCATCACCCACCGGGTGCTCGCCAAGCTGTTCGCCGATCGCGGGGTGAAGCTCGATCACACCTATCAGCTGAACTTCGGCGGAAACATGGACTTCATGAACATGTTGGAGCGCAAGCGGCTGCACTCGAAGAAGATCAGCAAGACCCAGGCGGTCACCTCCCAGATCCCGTACGAGATGGAGGGCGCCGACGTGCACGTGGGGCCGAGCGACTTCGTGCCGTTCCTGCAAGATCAAAAGCATGCGCTGGTCCGGCTGGAGGGTCGCGGCTTCGGCGACGTGCCGCTGAAGCTGGAGTACAAGCTGGAGGTGTGGGACTCTCCCAACTCCGCCGGGATCGTGATCGACGCGCTGCGAGCCTGCAAGATCGCCAAGGATCGCGGCATCGGCGGCCCGGTGCTGAGCGCCAGCTCGTACTTCATGAAGAGCCCGCCCGAGCAGTACGACGACTCCACCGCCCGCGACGAGGTCGAGCGCTTCATCGCCGGCAGCTGA
- a CDS encoding trans-sulfuration enzyme family protein, whose translation MPDDMPNQLPNDARGPSLHQYRPHPDTIAISAGRPERRPDAPLNQPIVPASTYVGGDGTEWVGYGRYGNPGWSALEDAVGALEGGTALAFASGMAAAAAVFSSIPPDAVVVIPEHCYLGVASLAHEHAQRHGLTVRTVDITDTERVLAAADGARLIWLESPANPTMEVADLAAIAAGRPDGCLLLVDNTFATPILQQPIGLGSDIVLHSATKFLSGHSDALCGMLIFADGREELLEAAESARKLHGATPGVLEAYLVLRGIRTLSVRVRHAESTARTLAETLAEHPLVERVRYPGFGSMLAIELPDASAADTMINSLRLWVHATSLGGVESSLERRRRWPSELKSVPEGLVRMSVGLEHVDDLIADLRQALDLIT comes from the coding sequence ATGCCCGACGACATGCCCAACCAGCTACCCAACGACGCGCGCGGCCCATCGCTGCACCAGTATCGGCCACACCCGGACACCATCGCGATCTCCGCCGGCCGTCCGGAACGTCGCCCCGATGCTCCGCTCAATCAGCCGATCGTGCCCGCTTCGACCTACGTCGGCGGCGACGGCACCGAATGGGTCGGCTACGGCCGTTACGGCAATCCGGGCTGGTCGGCCCTGGAGGACGCCGTCGGCGCGTTGGAGGGCGGCACCGCGCTCGCCTTCGCCAGCGGGATGGCCGCGGCCGCAGCAGTCTTCTCCAGCATCCCGCCCGATGCCGTGGTGGTGATCCCGGAACACTGCTATCTGGGTGTTGCCTCGTTGGCGCACGAGCACGCGCAGCGGCACGGCTTGACGGTGCGGACCGTCGACATCACCGACACCGAGCGGGTGCTCGCCGCGGCGGACGGGGCCCGGCTGATCTGGCTCGAGTCCCCGGCCAATCCGACCATGGAGGTCGCCGACCTGGCCGCGATCGCCGCCGGCCGGCCCGACGGTTGCCTGCTGTTGGTGGACAACACGTTCGCCACCCCGATCCTGCAGCAGCCGATCGGTCTCGGGTCCGACATCGTGTTGCATTCGGCGACCAAGTTCCTGTCCGGCCACTCCGACGCCCTCTGCGGGATGTTGATCTTCGCCGACGGGCGGGAGGAGCTGCTCGAGGCAGCCGAGAGCGCCCGCAAGTTGCACGGTGCCACGCCCGGCGTGTTGGAGGCGTACCTGGTGTTGCGCGGCATCCGCACTCTGTCGGTACGGGTCCGGCATGCGGAGTCGACGGCACGGACGTTGGCCGAGACGCTGGCCGAGCATCCGCTGGTCGAGCGAGTCCGCTACCCCGGCTTCGGTTCCATGCTGGCGATCGAACTGCCGGACGCGAGCGCCGCGGACACCATGATCAACTCACTTCGGCTGTGGGTGCACGCGACCAGCCTCGGCGGGGTCGAGTCCAGTCTGGAACGGCGTCGACGTTGGCCGTCGGAGCTGAAATCGGTGCCGGAAGGTCTTGTCCGGATGTCGGTCGGACTCGAACACGTCGACGACCTGATCGCCGATCTGCGACAGGCACTTGACTTGATCACTTGA
- a CDS encoding Lrp/AsnC ligand binding domain-containing protein has translation MAVQAYILVQTGVGQAADVAAKIRTISGVTLAEDVTGPYDVIVRAEAANVDELGALVVAKVQVVEGITRTVTCPVVHI, from the coding sequence ATGGCCGTGCAGGCATACATTCTGGTTCAGACCGGCGTCGGTCAGGCCGCCGATGTGGCAGCCAAGATCCGTACCATCTCCGGCGTCACGCTGGCCGAGGACGTGACCGGTCCGTACGACGTGATCGTGCGCGCGGAGGCGGCCAATGTCGACGAGCTCGGCGCGTTGGTGGTGGCCAAGGTGCAAGTCGTGGAAGGAATCACCCGCACCGTGACCTGCCCGGTGGTCCATATCTGA
- a CDS encoding D-alanine--D-alanine ligase family protein: MSMSQASEPAAGPGRKPRVAVVFGGTSDEHPVSCLTARGVVGAIDQDRYDVIGVGISRSGRWIVVSADQIAALQVSDRKLPELTEQAAEAMLLPGSSGGGGELVQRASGGGGLAELGPVDVAFSLLHGPFGEDGTIQGLFEMMGTRYVGAGVLASAVGMDKHYMKMIFAGAGLPIGPYVVITPADWQRDREQALKQVSQLTYPLYVKPTRNGSSIGISKVTDESQLEDAIAFAHQYDPKVIIEEGFENARELECGVLQSLGGAAPQVSAIAEIRMHTDSGFYDFDAKYLPEEQVDLDVPADLPTEVADEMRALAARSFDAISCEGLARVDFFLTAEGRLVVNEINTMPGFTEHSMYPRVWAASGIDYPTLVDRLLQLALDRPTGLR; this comes from the coding sequence ATGAGCATGAGCCAGGCAAGCGAACCGGCCGCGGGACCCGGTCGGAAACCGCGGGTGGCCGTGGTGTTCGGCGGGACCAGCGACGAGCATCCGGTGTCGTGCCTGACCGCTCGTGGCGTGGTCGGCGCGATTGATCAGGACCGCTACGACGTGATCGGCGTGGGCATCTCCCGCAGCGGCCGCTGGATCGTGGTTTCCGCCGATCAGATCGCCGCCCTCCAGGTGTCCGACCGCAAGCTCCCCGAGCTGACCGAACAGGCGGCCGAGGCGATGCTGCTGCCGGGTAGCTCCGGCGGCGGTGGCGAGCTGGTGCAGCGAGCGTCCGGCGGTGGTGGGCTCGCCGAGTTGGGTCCGGTCGATGTCGCGTTCTCGCTGCTGCACGGTCCGTTCGGCGAGGACGGCACGATCCAGGGCCTGTTCGAGATGATGGGCACTCGCTACGTCGGCGCGGGTGTGCTGGCCAGTGCGGTCGGCATGGACAAGCACTACATGAAGATGATCTTCGCCGGCGCCGGACTGCCGATCGGCCCGTACGTGGTGATCACGCCGGCCGATTGGCAGCGCGATCGGGAACAGGCGTTGAAACAGGTCTCCCAGCTGACCTATCCGCTCTACGTCAAGCCCACCCGCAACGGGTCCAGCATCGGCATCAGCAAGGTCACCGACGAGTCCCAGCTCGAGGACGCGATCGCCTTCGCGCATCAGTACGACCCGAAGGTGATCATCGAGGAGGGTTTCGAGAACGCTCGCGAGTTGGAGTGCGGTGTGCTGCAGTCGCTCGGCGGCGCCGCGCCGCAGGTCAGTGCGATCGCCGAGATCCGGATGCACACCGACTCCGGCTTCTACGACTTCGACGCCAAATATCTGCCCGAGGAGCAGGTCGATCTGGACGTGCCGGCCGATCTGCCGACCGAGGTCGCCGACGAGATGCGGGCACTGGCCGCACGATCCTTCGACGCGATCAGCTGCGAAGGGCTGGCCCGGGTCGACTTCTTCCTCACCGCCGAGGGCCGGTTGGTGGTCAACGAGATCAACACCATGCCGGGTTTCACCGAGCACTCGATGTATCCGCGGGTCTGGGCGGCCAGCGGGATCGACTACCCGACCCTGGTGGACCGGCTGCTGCAGTTGGCCCTGGATCGGCCGACCGGCCTGCGCTGA
- a CDS encoding DUF3515 domain-containing protein, producing the protein MRSGLPRLTVRIALAGLLTIMVVGCSGPVRLTPPTPTGGTATICRHLVSATPDVVDDQDRVKTEPISPYTSAWGKPAITLACGVGKPAGLNAASQCFEVNGVGWYAEDRNGDYRFTTIGRKAYVQVVVPDKYAPQANPLIDLAKPIKDTVPVIKNCV; encoded by the coding sequence ATGCGATCCGGTCTGCCACGGTTGACGGTCCGGATCGCGCTGGCCGGGCTGTTGACGATCATGGTCGTCGGCTGTTCCGGCCCGGTCCGGCTGACGCCGCCGACACCGACCGGTGGGACTGCGACGATCTGCCGCCATCTCGTCTCGGCAACTCCGGACGTGGTCGATGATCAAGATCGCGTCAAGACCGAGCCTATCTCGCCGTACACGTCGGCCTGGGGCAAACCGGCGATCACGTTGGCTTGCGGCGTGGGGAAACCGGCGGGACTGAACGCCGCCAGCCAGTGCTTTGAAGTGAACGGGGTCGGCTGGTACGCCGAGGATCGTAACGGCGACTACCGCTTCACCACGATCGGGCGGAAGGCGTACGTGCAGGTGGTGGTGCCGGACAAGTACGCCCCGCAGGCCAACCCGCTGATCGATCTGGCGAAGCCGATCAAGGACACCGTTCCGGTGATCAAGAACTGCGTCTGA